taattaaataaaaacaatatttataaatttttttatacCTCCCACTTCTTCGAAGTCCTATATGCAATAAATTTTTTCCAAGCATCCTTGCTCACATAGGAATATTTCTTTGGAGGTTTCCTAAGCTTTTTCTTCTGTCCAACAAACAACATGTCATAGTCGGAAGTCAACATAGTTTTGAATTGCCATAGAACATCATATCACTCTCGATTGGATTTAAATCCCTAGCACTACAAATTTGAACCGTCTTAGCAACTAAACAAACACCGTTGTTCTGAACAACCCTTGATTTATCACGATCTTTTGTGAAGTACCGAACTCCATCAACTCGATATCCTTCGTAAGTCAAAACAGAATAAGATGGTATGACAACCAACCATCTTATCATTTCTGAAACAGTGGCGGGGTTTTCCTTAAGTTCACTCCTAACCTGCACACATTGTCATTAACTACATATAAGCCActtattaattatattaaataaaacTCACAATAAAAGTCAGAATAAGAGAAACCAACTTTTCTTTCGAACCAATCAGCAAACAGCCGATTATGTTCTCCCATGAGCCAATGAACACTCTTTTTCTTTCCTCGATGAATTTCTTCAAGATACTCCTTATGCTTTCTAATAAAAAACATATATTATATTCACTCACAAGAATACTTACCGAAAAGATACGGTTTTACAAGAACGAAAACTGAACTTACATTATATAAGGAAATACTTTAGAATTGTTTAACAGGACAGTTAAATGTGCCTCATCTCGCTCTTTCTCTTCGACTTCCTTCATATTCACAACGGAAAAGGGACCAGAAAGCCTGACTTGGTCTTTGGGAACACCAGCTGTTTTGCAACTCTCTTTAAGAAACTCGGTGAAGAATTCTACCGATTCCTCACCAAGATAACTTTCGGCGATACAACCTTCCGGATGATAACGGTTTCTAACATAACTCTTCATCACTTTATTAAACCGTTCAAACACATACATCCACCTATAGCACACTGGTCTACACAAATGCAATTCCCAAACTAAGTGGACTATGAGATGtatcataacatcaaaaaatgAGGCATGATTTTTTTTTTAAGCTCACACAAGGTCAATATTACATCTGACTGCAGTTTATCTAGTTTCGAAACATCGACTACTTTGATGCACAAGGAGTTGAAAAAGAAACACAATCGTATAATTGTGACCCTAACATGTTTCGGAAGAACGGATCGAATTACAACTGGGAGCAACTATTGGAAGAGGATGTGGCAGTCATGGGACTTCAGCCCATAAATCTTTAAATCAGCCATGGACACGCAGTTTTTAATGTTCGGTGCATGTCCATACAGAAGTTTCATATTCAAGAATGACGACAACATTGTTCTGTTTTCATCTTTTGATAAAGTAAAAGCAGAAGGAGGCAAGTAGgttttcttttctcctacttgtGGAGCTAAATCAGCCCTAACACCCATGTTAAGCATATCACGATGAGATGCCTTGCTATCTTTTGACTTGTGCCGCATATTTAACAGTGTCCCCATCAGATTATCACACACATTCTTCTCGATGTGCATAACATCGAGACAGTGACGAACGCGGTGAAACTTCCAATATTCAAACTCAAAAAAGTAGACTTTTTCTTCCACGGACAATCAACCTTTTTGGATTTCTTTATTTTCTTGCCATAAGAAAATTTAATCCGTTCCTGTTGTGCTATCACTTCTTCACCAGAAAGGGGTGGACGTGGTCACCGAAGCTCTTGTTCGCCGTTAAAAGCCAACTTTTGTCTCCTATAGGGGTGATAGTCAGCTAAATAACGACGATGGCCTTGATAACACATTTTTTTACTATGACTTAAATATTTGGCGACGGTGTAGTCGCCACATATGGGATAGCTCTTTTAACCCTTATTAACACAACCAGACATATTTGCATATCCAGGATAGTCATTTATGGTCCACATCAAAACCGCTTTTAAAGTAAAATAGGATTTACTATAAGCGTCATAGACATTTGGTTCACCTTCTACCCAAAGCTTCTTCAAATCATCGATCAACGGCTCTAAGTATACGTCAATATCATTTCCCGGCTCGTGCAGACCAGTAATTAATATTGATAACAttataaacttcctcttcatgcataaccatggaGGAAAATTATAAGCTACCAATACTACCGGTCAGCAGCTAAACCTATTACTTAGGCCATTTTTAAACGGGCTTATACCATCTGCTCCTAAAGCTAATCGAAGGTTTCTTGGATCACTAGCAAACGAAGGCCACCGATAATCAATATTCCTCCATGAAGGAGAGTCGGCCGGATGCCGCAACTAACCATCATTTGACCGTTGTTTTGAATGCCAAATCAACTGTTCAGCGGTATCAGGAGATTTAAGCATTCTTTTAAACCTAGGAATGATAGGAAAATACCACATAACCTTGGCTGGACTATTTACCCTAAGTTTACCATCTTTCGCAACCTTCCAGCAAGATAAACGATATTTAGGACACTCAGATGCATTAAGATTTATACCCCTATAGAGTATACAATTGTTTGGACATGCATGAAATTTAATGTACTCGAGGCCCAAGCCAGATAACGTTTTCTTTGCCTCATACGAATTAACCGGTAACACATGATCTTGAGGAAGAAAAGAACCAACATAAGTGAGAAGATCAGTGAAGGCGCTATCGCTAATACCAAACCTAGATTTCCAATTATGTAGCTTTAACATTGACTCTAACTTCGTACATTCACTGCCCTTATACAAAGGTTGTTCTACATCAACTACAAACCCATTGAAGTCATACGAATCATGATCGTCCGAATTATAAGCAGCTTCACAAACGTCAACAGTTTCAGATTGAGCATTTTGCTCCTTAGGTTGAAATGTACTACCGGCAGATGACCTAACAGTCTTAGAACTAGTTTCTTTATGCCAAATCCAATCAGTATAACCCAAACTAAAACCTTTTTCATATAAATGACCCCGTATTACTTTTACGTTATATATTCTAAAATTAACGCAACGCCCACAAGGACAAGGGATGTTCTTGAGATCCTTTGAGTTCTCTTCTGCAAATATTAAGAAACTTTCAACACCTATCTCATATTCTAAAGAATCTCTGTCTTTGAAAATCCACGACTTGTCCATTTATTTTTAAGACAAATAACAACCTAGAAACCTACCTGTTTGTCATTTCAAACATTAAGAAGTAACGCTTAGTTATTTACTTATTTAGGATTAAacataattaaatatataaattaattatgcATATAAATTAAACATACAAATGCTTGTAATACGAATGCTTGTAACACGTATAATTAaacatattaattaattattacaaCTACATATGTTTACACATATACAATTCCACACCTAAACTAAACAAGAACATAAATAAGAACAAGAACATACACAACATAAACTAAACAGGATCCATACAAATGCATCTATTAAAATTAAACAAGAACATGCattaaattaacaaaatataaaATTAACACATGAAACAAAAACATGCATTAAACACATAAAAAAAGAACAGGCATTAAACACATGCATTTATTAAAGTAACAAAAAATACACATGCATGTGAAATCTTACCTAATCGAGCAAACCCCCTTCAAGTATAACCAAACCCAGCTCCAGAGACCGACCTGTACAAACAAACTCGattaaaatcaaaacataaaatttgaaattaaattcgaaaaaaACTTACTTTTCACACACTATATCAAAACCGAAACATGTTCACGAAGAGATTACCTTGACAGTGCTTTTTCCAACTTAGGAAAATGATGCGGATGAGACAAAGGATTGCAGATATAGATGTCACCCTCCCATATTATGACTAAAATCCAATGTTGActgttttttaaaataaatataataaagtTAGAATGTGCGGAAAAAATTACCTAAAAATTAATTGTAACAAAGTAAAAATTTACTTCTAGTTATGTGGAAGGAAGAATACACGATCAACATTCCCCTCTTTCAACCGAATGACAATGTAAAATTCAAAACCTTTGTTGAGGGAAAATGTAACACCAGGATCGCAGAAGGCAAACAGATCTAAATTATCGTTCTTAGTGACCACGGTACGCAAGTAGCTAAAAAAATGGGCTAATTAGCGTATGTATTTGTGCAGaataaaaagaataaaaataaaactatGCTTACGCCATGTATGCCGCTATTGTAGATTGTCTGATCATGTCATACTCTAACAAGGCAATTATATTTTCAtgcaaaataaatattattttctCTACTCCAAAGATCTCTGCATTGCACGGAATCGGCAAAGAGGCCCCAGTAGCTTTCATGAAAGTTTTCGCATGTTTGTATAACAAACTGAAGCAACTCGACACGTTCTTATGTGTCTTTGGCCTGTCAAATTCTTCTTGCAGGCATAGAAACTCACTTTTTTTCTTTTGACAAAGGTATTTccttaacatttttctaaaattaattaatatatcaTTTATTAAATATAGAAACCCCTTTTCTGAACATAATGTGAGAAATTATTGGTGTGAACATACCTTTTTAATTACATTCGGGAAGTTTACCATGTCCCGAGGCCATGCTAAATGTGAGCCAACAACTTGGCAGACCGTCTCTATTTCACCACGTACGGGTACGGGAACCAAGGCTTCTTCTTGGATGCTGTCGTCCACCAAAACACGAACACATCCAGCTGGCATAGGCACTCTATGTATTGATTTGTTCATATCCGCGTCTTCCAAAACCATGCCAAATGCAACCTTGTTCTCAATATTGTCCACAGCCAGCTCACATTTTTTTGCACCCTACATTTATAAGGGAAGacagaaaataaataatttatgcAAGCATGTGTTGTGTGCACTATCACATATTGATACTAGTAAATGCTTCTTACCTTTGGTTTATATGGATCTTTATCAAAAGCAATACATTCGTCATCTTCGGCCACCAACAATTCATTCACAACAGTTGGTTTTACACCTTCATCAAGGATTCCATGACATGATGctactgaaaggaatatgtcctaagtccaatcaggtattaggatttaggaataactctttatgtaatctgttttgatttcattgatattaataaaagacttgttttgtttttttacgggctttatctatttaagtgtttaaataagatataccatagtttagagtaaagatttttatggattatgatgagatcataatagtgagacctaaaaagatgataactctaaacttaaattgttcctgatcataggattactaactggtaattaataatccgcaaagatcggtacatactatgcttgcttcattatgaaggatgtctgttctcatagacatttgtgtggtgacactatagctagtatgtaggtgcttattatggaataagttcactgaacatgactcgcccagctgaacaactgatggagttcactcacgtgtcagcagttgttcacttagtgatagttgtacaagtatccttagacttgaggtcatcatagtcatcttgtgtatactgaactatgctttggtttagttcttagtctccagggacaattattagggctcttctgggtataggaatttgtacacgaagatagtgtatgatcaataaaggatctaccccttccagtgaaggaggcgaatgttcaaggctgatccacttatgctagttcaggaatctctggccagagtaaatgaaattagaaaggagtttctaatttgcatagaactacgcatagtaaatggtaagcaaagtgattgaattagataggcttgacacgagatccatgccttgtatttaatccggacattgtagggtagaaggagtttattgtacggtaactattcactgacaggttcttggtattctaagcagtgaattcatattatccggatagtcgcgatatgttgaaaagcatcactcacgatgtagaataaatgtgattaattaattaatcatatttaataaattagagaatttatataaataatgataaaatagttttattattatttatttctactaccggcttaatattgaacctacaaggtcacaccataaaaagagaatgattttttggtggaggaattaattaataatggctaataattatttatttgtgaaataaataattaattggcaaatttaataattgattaaatgagatttaattgattataaattaattaagaaaagttcttaatattattaattaaggatttaatttttggaaattaaatcaagagagagaattatttctaaagtgtttagaaaaaggattaataattaaaaggtgttttaattattaatgagaataataaatgggataataataataatatttatgggaaaatttcagctgaaaattttgcctataaatacactattatagaccctattttattctaaccccagaaacccaaaagttttagaaaaccaaattctctccacctcctcctcctcctaaaagtcgttttcttggtggataccggtggagtgcttcacacttgaggagcaactgctatggatctctgatcgttgtctccgaattattttaaaaggttagattcgatccctcgaatttttattcacgatttatatgcttttatttggattttgtgtgtgtaaaagtgtttttccacgccccgctgcgttaaaaatccatcAGCTACTTTCTCAGATAAATTTGGGGAAAATTGAGCCTTTAGAGCTTCAATCTGTGCCGTGAATTCCTTCTTTAATCTATCCATCTCAGCATCCCTCTGTCGATCACGGTCCATCAACTCAGCCTTTGTAATTCTTGTTCATTTCTCCTTAGGAAAATTGAAAAACAATGTTGGGGTGACGAACCCTCCAACGCCTCGAACCCGTCCTGAATGTTCAGGAGTTTTCAGGGTCGTGCTCAACACATCTACAACACCCAATGGTTGAAATTCTCCATTTTCCTTCTTCTCCAGCAAGACATCCTGTCAACAGAAAATAAGAAAACAAAAAGTAAAATTACTTGCTTCGAAGcttgtaaaatctactaaaataTTTTACTCACACCTTTGGCAATTATTTCTTCCACTTCTTCGTCATAtgtcccatctttcttcttacgACCCTTTTGCCAAAAAATCGCCCTATCTTTCTTCTCCCCAGGCTGCAACCTCCCtgcttttatctgtttaaaatatagaaataattaaatccataaaaaacaaacaaaaaagtaGACAACATTGATAATCACTTACTTCCTCTTCTTGTAAACCGATATACCCTTTCCTCGACATGCGGTGTGGATATTTCCGCTTTTTCACCCGCTCGCTCTGATCCTTACGCAATGGCTGTAGCAAAATACCAGTTTTTACTTGCACctcataattaaataaaaacaatatttataaattttttataccTCCCACTTCTTCGAAGTCCTATATGCAATAAATTTTTTCCAAGCATCCTTGCTCACATAGGAATATTTCTTTGGAGGTTTCCTAAGCTTTTTCTTCTGTCCAACAAACAACATGTCATAGTCGGAACTCAACATAGTTTTGAATTGCCTCCACTTCACTTTTGCCGACTTTAGCACCAAAGCCTCACATTCGGGAGGAATTTTGAATGTACTCTGAAAACAATTAAAAATAGATTTAACAACAATTAAAAGCCTAAGAACATGTACAATTAAAAGCCTAAGAACATGTACAATTTTTACCTCAACATCAGACCATAAGTTGGCTTTTAATTCCCGATCCACCTTAGGCCAGCTTGCAATATCGATTGGAATCATAGTTCTAGCTAGCATCCCAATGTAGGACTGGAAGATGTGTCTAGTATCTCCTTCAGGCTCTCCATACATATTGCatctgactttaattttctttccCTGAGCTTTCTTGATCACGACTTTGTACATTCTTGAAATACCTCGCCCAAATCCATACCTCTATTTTGAAGTTTCAGTACTGGTTCCTGGTTGAGTTTCTGTTTCATTTGGTGTTCCTTTTGGTCCTTCAGACTGACCACTGGCAGCTGTTCTAGATTCCCTACTTCTCTTCAGCTTTTTCTGCTTCTTAGCTGCTGGTACAGAGTCAGCTGCTTCAGTTGTTGCTTCTTTTGGTTCAAACTGATCAGATTGTTCTGCTGCTTTGATCAGTAGAGGCAACTCATTGGCTTCTTCGGCTGTTTTAGATTCACTACTTTTCTTGGACTTTTTCTGCTTCTTAGCTGTCATTTCAATCCTTTAATCTATAAAGTTAACAAAATATTAGATATGCaaatatacatataaataattaaatatgcagatATACATCCAGATAGAACatgaataattaaatatgcagatATAGAACATGAATAAATAGATATGCAGATAATTAAATATGTAGATAATTAAATATGCAgataattagatatgcagaaaaTAAAATATGCAGATAGTTAGATATACAGATAATTAGATATGTAGATAATTATATATGCAGATAATTAGATATACAGATAATTAAATATGCAGATAATTAGATATGCAGATAATTAAATATGCAGATAATTAAATATGCAGATAATTAAATATGCAGATAGaacattaataattaaataatcaactGATATAAATATATGCATTAAGCGAAACGTGTAAAGTAGAAGTGCATTCATATAAAATGGTAACATAGTACATTAAGCGAAACGTATTAACTCTAGAAAGAGAATACACACAACATAGTACATagttttataatatataaatatattgttCAGTTTTTAACCCAATTCCCTCAATATTTTCTCTAACCCTATGCTCCATATCATCAGCAACATCACATGCCGGGATATTAGAGCAAAATGGCTTATACTCCATTGTCGTGTCTCCTAGGTCATCTTCATTGTAGATATCGTGATAGTCTCGAGTCGTGGATTTTAATACAATGGACCAGGTAGCATCAACCGGATCTTCGACATAAAACACCTGCTTCACTTGATCAACGGAAACATATTTATCCTTCTTCTGGCCCTGTCGACTAAAGTCCACAAGCGTGAAGCCAAGATCATCCACTTTGATACCTCTGTTATTCGATGCCCATTTACACAAGAATTAAGGGGCTTTGAAATCGTGGTAGTCCAACTTCCATATTTCTAGAATGATGCCATAGAACGTCATATCACTCTCGATTGGATTTAAATCCCTGGCACTACAAATTTGAACCGTCTTAGCAAATAAACAAACACCGTTGTTCTGAACAACCCTTGATTTATCAAGATCTTTTGTGAAGTACCGAACTCCATCAACTCGATATCCTTCGTAAGTCAAAAGAGAATAAGATGGTATGACAACCAACCATCTTATCGTTTCTGAAACAGTGGCGGGGTTTTCCGTAAGTTCACTCCTAACCTGCACATATTATCATTAACTACATATAAGCCActtattaattatattaaataaaacTCACAATAAAAGTCAGAATAAGAGAAACCAACTTTTCTTTCGAACCAATCAGCAAACAGCCGATTATGTTCTCCCATGAGCCAATGAACACTCTTTTTCTTTCCTCGATGAATTTCTTCAAGATACTCCTTATGCTTTCTAATAAAAAACATATATTATATTCACTCACAAGAATACTTACCGAAAAGATACGGTTTTACAAGAACGAAAACCGAACTTACATTATATAAGGAAATACTTTAGAATTGTTTAACAGGACAGTTAAATGTTCCTCATCTCGCTCTTTCTCTTCGACTTCCTTCAT
This genomic interval from Apium graveolens cultivar Ventura chromosome 8, ASM990537v1, whole genome shotgun sequence contains the following:
- the LOC141679988 gene encoding uncharacterized protein LOC141679988 translates to MDKSWIFKDRDSLEYEIGVESFLIFAEENSKDLKNIPCPCGRCVNFRIYNVKVIRGHLYEKGFSLGYTDWIWHKETSSKTVRSSAGSTFQPKEQNAQSETVDVCEAAYNSDDHDSYDFNGFVVDVEQPLYKGSECTKLESMLKLHNWKSRFGISDSAFTDLLTYVGSFLPQDHVLPVNSYEAKKTLSGLGLEYIKFHACPNNCILYRGINLNASECPKYRLSCWKVAKDGKLRVNSPAKVMWYFPIIPRFKRMLKSPDTAEQLIWHSKQRSNDG